A single genomic interval of Lysobacter avium harbors:
- a CDS encoding DUF4190 domain-containing protein, translated as MAVISLVAGILGWTLLPFVASIVAIVTGHMARSEIKAANGLVDGDGLAVSGLVLGYAMVALAIVSIIGVLLLFGGLAAFLALASNWG; from the coding sequence ATGGCCGTCATCAGCCTGGTCGCCGGAATACTGGGCTGGACGCTGCTGCCGTTCGTGGCCAGCATCGTGGCCATCGTCACCGGCCACATGGCACGCAGTGAGATCAAAGCCGCCAATGGCCTGGTCGACGGAGACGGACTGGCGGTCAGCGGCCTGGTGCTCGGTTACGCGATGGTCGCGCTGGCGATCGTGTCGATCATCGGCGTGTTGCTGCTGTTCGGTGGTCTCGCGGCGTTCCTCGCGCTTGCCTCCAACTGGGGGTAG
- a CDS encoding phosphatase PAP2 family protein — translation MVRREQRLLARIARDFGWPLVLVFLTLLLPLWGFSELAGELRAGAMFGFDEPILRGLRAMASPGADRLFVAVSKLGYLYGVVPVDIVLIAGLFLRRHLRAAAFASMAVVGSALLNLSAKRIFSRDRPSLWESITPELTSSFPSGHAMGSATLAAVVIVLAWHTRWRWPVIAAMSAFVLLVGTSRVYLGVHYPSDILAGWAVASAWVAACHLAVYRLHAPTWPLHGRRMD, via the coding sequence ATCGTGCGTCGGGAACAACGGCTGCTGGCGCGCATCGCCCGGGATTTCGGCTGGCCGCTGGTGCTTGTTTTCCTGACCCTGCTGCTGCCGCTGTGGGGGTTTTCCGAATTGGCCGGTGAGTTGCGCGCCGGTGCGATGTTCGGCTTTGACGAGCCGATCCTGCGCGGCCTGCGCGCGATGGCAAGCCCAGGTGCAGATCGGCTTTTCGTCGCGGTCTCGAAGCTCGGCTATCTCTACGGCGTGGTGCCGGTCGACATCGTCCTGATCGCGGGATTGTTTTTACGCCGCCACCTGCGCGCCGCCGCGTTTGCGTCGATGGCGGTGGTGGGCTCGGCGCTGCTGAACCTCTCGGCCAAGCGCATCTTCAGCCGGGACAGGCCGTCACTGTGGGAATCGATCACGCCCGAACTCACCTCGAGCTTCCCCAGCGGGCACGCGATGGGCTCGGCGACGCTGGCCGCGGTCGTGATCGTGCTTGCCTGGCACACCCGCTGGCGCTGGCCTGTCATTGCCGCAATGTCGGCCTTCGTCCTGTTGGTGGGGACGTCTCGGGTGTACCTGGGCGTGCATTACCCCTCCGACATCCTTGCGGGTTGGGCCGTGGCCAGCGCCTGGGTGGCGGCCTGCCACCTCGCGGTATACCGGCTGCACGCGCCCACCTGGCCGCTCCACGGCCGACGCATGGACTGA
- a CDS encoding DMT family transporter, with the protein MLGSTAFFALMVITIRLASESLHTFEIAFFRSFFGMLAALPLLLKHGPGLLRTQQMPRYIVRCVLGTLSMFCGFWAIGHLPLAQAVSLSYSTPLFVTIAAVLWLGEQVRVRRWSAVILGFIGVLVIVRPGTTEFSAGSLVAVSAAIISGIVAIQIKQLAYTEPADRIVILTTILWVPLSLLPALWVWEWPHGIVWLWVVLAGVLGTGGHMLWTRALKLGEVSALIPISFMQLPIVVVFGYFLFGEALDRWTLLGAAIIFSANGYIAHREASLARRAASTAPTIAAKPGN; encoded by the coding sequence ATGCTGGGCAGCACCGCATTCTTCGCCCTGATGGTGATCACGATCCGGTTGGCATCAGAGTCGCTGCACACCTTCGAAATCGCTTTCTTCCGCAGCTTCTTCGGCATGCTCGCGGCCCTGCCCCTGCTGCTCAAGCACGGGCCCGGACTGCTGCGGACGCAGCAGATGCCGCGCTACATCGTGCGCTGCGTGCTTGGCACGCTGTCGATGTTCTGCGGCTTCTGGGCGATCGGCCACCTGCCGCTGGCACAGGCGGTCTCGCTGTCGTATTCCACGCCGCTGTTCGTCACCATCGCCGCCGTGCTCTGGCTGGGGGAGCAGGTGCGCGTGCGCCGCTGGAGCGCGGTCATCCTGGGCTTCATCGGGGTGCTGGTGATCGTGCGCCCGGGCACGACCGAGTTCAGCGCAGGCTCGCTGGTCGCGGTCTCGGCCGCGATCATCAGCGGCATCGTCGCCATCCAGATCAAGCAGCTGGCGTACACCGAGCCCGCGGACCGCATCGTGATCCTGACGACGATCCTTTGGGTGCCGCTGTCGCTGCTGCCGGCGCTGTGGGTGTGGGAATGGCCGCACGGCATCGTCTGGCTGTGGGTGGTGCTGGCCGGCGTGCTGGGCACCGGCGGGCACATGCTGTGGACCCGCGCGCTCAAGCTGGGCGAAGTCTCGGCGCTGATTCCGATCAGCTTCATGCAGCTGCCGATCGTGGTGGTCTTCGGCTACTTCCTGTTCGGCGAGGCGCTGGACCGCTGGACCCTGCTGGGTGCGGCGATCATCTTCAGCGCCAATGGCTACATCGCGCACCGCGAAGCCAGCCTGGCCCGCAGGGCGGCGAGCACCGCGCCGACCATCGCGGCCAAGCCAGGCAACTGA
- a CDS encoding quinone-dependent dihydroorotate dehydrogenase: protein MYGLARPLLFAMDAERAHDLGLRALDVAWRSGAASLLSKVPAPLPTRAFGLDFANPVGLAAGLDKNGEHIDALMALGFGFVEIGTVTPRPQDGNPKPRMFRLPSQKAVINRLGFNNAGVDALVRNVERADRKGALLGINIGKNKDTPNDIADGDYMYCLSRVYELADYVTVNISSPNTAGLRELQEEQTLRRLVGTLREEQERLGAKHGRRIPMLVKIAPDLSDPDIEACARVLTEMQVDGVIATNTTVSRIAVEGVRGADETGGLSGKPLMGRSTTVLRMMRTRLPESIPLVGVGGILSGADAVTKMAAGATLVQCYSGLVYRGPGLIKECVEAIRRRKFAPSGGPLPPAA, encoded by the coding sequence GTGTACGGTCTGGCCCGCCCGCTGCTGTTCGCCATGGATGCCGAGCGCGCGCATGACCTTGGTCTGCGCGCGCTCGATGTCGCATGGCGATCGGGCGCGGCCTCGCTGCTGTCGAAAGTCCCTGCCCCGCTGCCGACACGCGCTTTCGGGCTGGATTTCGCCAACCCGGTCGGGCTGGCCGCCGGCCTGGACAAGAATGGCGAGCACATCGATGCACTGATGGCGCTGGGCTTCGGCTTCGTCGAGATCGGCACCGTCACGCCGCGCCCGCAGGACGGCAATCCGAAACCGCGGATGTTCCGCCTGCCGTCGCAGAAAGCGGTGATCAACCGGCTGGGCTTCAACAACGCCGGTGTGGATGCGCTGGTGCGCAATGTCGAACGGGCCGATCGCAAGGGCGCGCTGCTGGGCATCAACATCGGCAAGAACAAGGACACCCCCAACGACATCGCCGACGGCGACTACATGTACTGCCTGTCGCGCGTGTATGAGCTGGCCGACTACGTGACCGTCAACATCTCCTCGCCCAACACGGCCGGGCTGCGCGAACTGCAGGAGGAACAGACCCTGCGGCGACTGGTCGGCACCCTGCGCGAGGAGCAGGAACGCCTGGGCGCCAAGCACGGCCGTCGGATCCCGATGCTGGTGAAGATCGCGCCGGATCTGTCGGACCCGGATATCGAGGCGTGTGCCCGCGTGCTGACGGAGATGCAGGTCGATGGCGTGATCGCGACCAACACCACGGTCTCGCGCATTGCGGTGGAAGGCGTGCGCGGTGCCGACGAGACAGGCGGACTTTCAGGGAAACCGCTCATGGGCCGTTCCACCACCGTGCTGCGGATGATGCGAACGCGCCTGCCCGAGTCGATCCCGCTGGTGGGTGTCGGCGGCATCCTCAGCGGCGCCGATGCGGTGACCAAGATGGCCGCGGGCGCCACCCTGGTGCAGTGCTACTCCGGCCTGGTCTATCGCGGCCCGGGCCTGATCAAGGAGTGCGTGGAAGCGATCCGCCGCCGCAAGTTCGCGCCCAGCGGCGGACCGTTGCCGCCGGCTGCATGA
- the amaB gene encoding L-piperidine-6-carboxylate dehydrogenase, with amino-acid sequence MTHPVLTALGLNDTESGTYLGNGEWANAGNAGTLEPLSPTDGESLAKVHATTQSDYDTIVERAQAAFKVWRSTPAPRRGEAVRLCADALREHKDALGSLVALEMGKSKPEGDGEVQEMIDIGEFAVGLSRQLYGLTMHSERPGHRMYEQWHPLGVVGVISAFNFPVAVWAWNALVSAVCGNITIWKPSPKTPLSAIASIKICNEALRKGGFPDIFFLFNDAGTELAQHFVDDKRINLISFTGSTKVGRHVGERVARRMGRSLLELGGNNAMIVDASADLKLAIPAIVFGAVGTAGQRCTSTRRVFIHESIYDDVLAKLVTAYKQVEGKIGDPTDPANLMGPLNSPEGVKEFLAAIEKAKAAGGKVESGGEAIDRKGNFVLPTLITGLANSSEVVQTETFAPILYVMKFSTLDEAIEMQNDVPQGLSSAIFTESLKAAEQFLAAWGSDCGIANVNIGTSGAEIGGAFGGEKETGGGRESGSDAWRAYMRRQTNTINYSDELPLAQGIKFDL; translated from the coding sequence ATGACCCATCCCGTCCTCACTGCGCTCGGCCTGAACGACACCGAATCCGGCACGTACCTCGGCAATGGCGAATGGGCCAATGCCGGCAACGCAGGCACGCTGGAGCCGCTGAGCCCGACCGACGGCGAGTCACTGGCGAAGGTGCATGCGACCACGCAGTCCGACTACGACACGATCGTCGAGCGCGCCCAGGCCGCCTTCAAGGTATGGCGCAGCACGCCGGCCCCGCGCCGGGGTGAAGCGGTGCGCCTGTGCGCCGACGCGTTGCGCGAGCACAAGGACGCGCTGGGTTCGCTGGTCGCGCTGGAGATGGGCAAGTCCAAACCCGAAGGCGACGGTGAAGTGCAGGAAATGATCGACATCGGCGAGTTCGCCGTCGGCCTGTCGCGCCAGCTGTATGGCCTGACCATGCATTCGGAGCGCCCCGGCCACCGCATGTACGAGCAGTGGCACCCGCTGGGCGTCGTCGGGGTGATCTCGGCGTTCAACTTCCCGGTCGCGGTGTGGGCGTGGAACGCGCTGGTCTCGGCGGTCTGCGGCAACATCACCATCTGGAAGCCGTCGCCCAAGACTCCGCTGTCGGCGATCGCCTCGATCAAGATCTGCAACGAGGCGCTGCGCAAGGGCGGCTTCCCCGACATCTTCTTCCTGTTCAACGACGCGGGCACCGAGCTGGCCCAGCACTTCGTCGACGACAAGCGCATCAACCTGATCAGCTTCACCGGTTCGACCAAGGTCGGCCGCCACGTTGGCGAGCGCGTCGCCCGCCGCATGGGCCGTTCGCTGCTGGAGCTGGGCGGCAACAACGCGATGATTGTCGATGCCAGCGCGGACCTGAAGCTGGCGATCCCCGCGATCGTGTTCGGCGCGGTCGGCACCGCCGGCCAGCGCTGCACATCCACCCGCCGCGTGTTCATCCACGAGTCGATCTACGACGACGTGCTGGCCAAGCTGGTCACCGCCTACAAGCAGGTAGAAGGAAAAATCGGCGATCCGACCGACCCGGCCAACCTGATGGGCCCGCTGAACAGCCCGGAAGGCGTCAAGGAGTTCCTTGCCGCGATCGAGAAGGCCAAGGCTGCCGGCGGCAAGGTCGAGTCCGGTGGCGAGGCGATCGACCGCAAGGGCAACTTCGTCCTGCCGACCCTGATCACCGGCCTGGCCAACAGCTCCGAGGTGGTGCAGACGGAAACCTTCGCGCCGATCCTGTACGTGATGAAGTTCAGCACCTTGGACGAGGCCATCGAGATGCAGAACGACGTGCCGCAGGGCCTGTCCTCGGCGATCTTCACCGAGAGCCTGAAGGCGGCCGAGCAGTTCCTTGCTGCGTGGGGCTCGGACTGCGGCATCGCCAACGTCAACATCGGTACCTCGGGCGCCGAGATCGGTGGCGCGTTCGGCGGCGAGAAGGAGACCGGTGGCGGTCGCGAGTCCGGCTCCGACGCGTGGCGCGCCTACATGCGTCGCCAGACCAACACCATCAACTACTCCGACGAACTGCCGCTGGCGCAGGGCATCAAGTTCGACCTGTAA
- the murB gene encoding UDP-N-acetylmuramate dehydrogenase produces MSDSVRLFRNVPLKSRNSFGVPALAPFLAEVDDASALPDVLASADFRDHPPLVIGGGSNLLFVGDPQAPLLALTGNRVVVAREIHGAAILRADAGTTWHALVMESLALGLCGLENLALIPGTVGAAPIQNIGAYGVEVGEFIHRVEAFEPATGEWHHLSAADCAFAYRDSLFKRESGRLIITAVEFALPRDFEPRLSYAGISAQLEAAGVSNPTAQDVADAVVAIRRGKLPDPTLIGNAGSFFKNPILPAAQANALQDANPSMPTFATGSDATRKVSAAWLIDACGWKGRRRGDAGVSGSHALVLVNHGAASGLELYELAREIAGSVRKRFGVALEPEPRLIGASW; encoded by the coding sequence ATGAGCGATTCCGTACGACTGTTCCGCAATGTGCCGCTGAAGTCGCGCAACAGCTTCGGCGTGCCTGCGTTGGCGCCTTTTCTGGCCGAAGTGGACGACGCCTCCGCCCTCCCCGACGTGCTGGCTTCAGCCGATTTCCGCGACCACCCGCCACTGGTGATTGGCGGCGGCAGCAACCTGTTGTTCGTCGGCGATCCGCAAGCGCCTTTGCTGGCACTGACCGGCAACCGCGTGGTGGTCGCGCGAGAAATCCATGGCGCGGCGATCCTGCGTGCCGACGCCGGAACCACATGGCACGCACTGGTCATGGAGTCGCTCGCGCTAGGCCTTTGCGGACTGGAGAACCTGGCGCTGATCCCCGGCACCGTCGGCGCGGCGCCGATCCAGAACATTGGCGCCTATGGCGTCGAGGTGGGCGAGTTCATCCACCGGGTGGAGGCGTTCGAGCCGGCCACCGGCGAGTGGCATCATCTGAGCGCCGCCGATTGCGCGTTCGCCTATCGCGACAGCCTGTTCAAGCGTGAGTCCGGTCGCTTGATCATCACCGCGGTCGAGTTCGCCCTACCGCGTGATTTCGAGCCGCGCCTGAGCTATGCCGGGATCAGCGCGCAGCTCGAGGCAGCTGGCGTTTCCAACCCCACGGCGCAGGATGTCGCTGACGCGGTCGTCGCCATCCGCCGCGGCAAGCTGCCCGATCCGACTTTGATCGGCAACGCCGGCAGCTTCTTCAAGAATCCCATCCTCCCGGCTGCACAGGCCAACGCCCTGCAGGATGCCAACCCGTCGATGCCGACGTTTGCCACCGGCTCGGACGCGACGAGGAAGGTATCCGCGGCATGGCTGATCGATGCCTGCGGCTGGAAGGGCCGTCGCAGGGGCGACGCGGGCGTCTCGGGGTCCCACGCGCTGGTGCTGGTCAACCACGGCGCGGCCAGTGGGCTGGAGCTCTACGAGCTCGCCCGAGAGATAGCGGGGTCGGTGCGCAAACGCTTTGGCGTCGCCCTGGAGCCGGAACCGCGACTGATCGGCGCGAGCTGGTGA